The sequence TTTGTTTCTGTATCTACACTGCCGTCTGTTTGACCAATCAGGATGTCCCCTTCATCTGTAACGCGATGGCCTAACTCTTCGATGCGGTCTACAACACCTGCATAACGGATAGCGCTTGGTCCCATATCAACACCACGACGAGTTTGACCGTGGTCCATTGGAACTCCGATAATAGAAATATTTAATTTATTCATTATTTTATACCCCCTTAGCAAGATAGACTTATTGTAACCGCTAAGGTCTCTTTGGCTCAACTGTACAATTTCACGTATATTTATTCGCTTTTTTCGCCAAATCTTTTTTCACTTTTGGCCACTCTTTATCGATAATGGAATAGACCACTGCATCTCGCGGTTTGCCATTTGACCGAATTCGCTCATTTCGAAGAACTCCTTCTTTAACCGCTCCGATCCGTTCAATCGCCTTCTGCGAGCGCACATTTTCAGCATCTGTCTTAAACTGAACACGAATCATGCCACGTTCTTCAAAACAATAGCTAAGTAACGCACGTTTAACAGATGTATTGACATGCGTCCGCTGTGCTGACAACGCATAAAATGTTGCTCCCATTTCACAGCTTTTATTCGTATCATCAATTGCATATATACGGGTCGTACCGATAACTTCTGCTGTTTCCGGATTTTCCACCGCAAAAATAAGTACATTTGACTGATTCATTCCCGCTTCTAGCCACGCCACCATATCTTCAAAATTTTCGACTTGATTGAGCATATGCTCAAAAATCTTCGGTGTATACAAAGCCCATAACGCTTCAAAATCATCTCTTTTTAATAACCGTAAACGAATGCCATCTGATTCAATAATCATCCCGATCTCTCCTTTTTACGTAAAGTATACCGACTGGATGTGCTCTACAAAATCTTCTTCAAGTGCACCCATTTGTTTTGTTAGAAAATAAGTAGAAACTGCGGGCAGCGGAAACAAATCAAAATGTGCTTCCATTAAGCGACCTTCCACCAATTCGCGCCGCACTATGGATTTGGGCAAAAACGATGTCCCTAGCCCTTCTTGTATAAAGCGTTTCACAATATGTGCTTGTGTCACTTTCATTGTTCGAATTCCAGGCATCTGGAGGCGTAATTTTTCCAATAGCTCTTCCCAAAAAACAGGATGATGATGCGTAAACAAAATCGATTTTCGTAAAGTTTCTTCTATTGAAATGGCTGGTCCTGTTTCATCGTCATAAGCATCTCTTGGCAAAATAAATAACAATGGATCCTCATATACAACAAGCGATTCAATCGTACGACTAATAGACGGTAAAGCAGAAATTCCAGCCGATACTTCTTCTGTTTCAACCAAATCCTCTATAGCTTCTGATTCTTCCACCCGGATGACTAGCTCAACCTCTGGATGTTGTTCTGTAAAAGACCGCAGCACATAAGGCAAAACCGTTTCGGCCATTAACGGGGAAATCGCCAATGTCCATTTCTTTCGGTAGCCTTGAGCAAAAGCGTGCAATTCTTCCACACTGCCATCTAGTTGCTCTAACACTTTCTGTGCTTTTTCTTTAAAATGTCGGCCTTCTTCTGTTAACGATACCCGATTATGACTGCGCTTAAATAAAGAGAGTCCTAAATTTTCTTCCAATAATCGAATATGGACCGTTACACTTGGCTGCGACATCAACAAGCGCTCTGACGTTTTTCTGAAATTCAAGGTTTCTGCCGCATCCACAAACGTTCTCAACCATTGAACTTCCATAACATCCCTCATTTCGATTAATATTTTTAATTGTCTTAATTATATATCTTTAATTTTTATTATCAATCGCTAGGAGTAAACTAAAAGAAAAGGAGGAATTCACATGTTTCAAAAAGGATTAAAAGGCGTAGTAGCTGTTCAAACTGCGATTGCTTCTGTGGACGGGGACTTAGGGGAATTACGCTATCGTGGTGAACTGGTTGAAGCGGTTATCCAAGAGAAATCATTTGAGGAAACAGCTTATTTTCTTTGGTACGGTCAATCACCAAACGTCCAACAACTCGAGCAACTTCAACAACAATTGCTGTTTTACCGAAAACTACCTGAGCATATTGTTCAAATTACAGAGCTTTTGCCAAAAGAAATCTCATTAATGGATGCTATGCGAACATTGGTATCCGCTTATACACATACCAAATTCCAAGCCTTATCTTCTCAAGAACAAGCCATTGCACTTACAGCAGCGTTACCGGTAATGACCGCAGCTTTTTACCGCATTCAAAATGGACAGCAACCCGTTGAACCGAGAGATGATTTAGGACACACCGCTAATTATCTTTGGATGATCAACGAACAACTGCCTTCTGCTGTGCAAACAGAAGCGCTCGAAACGTATTTAAAACTAACGATGGAACATGGCATGAATGCTTCAACGTTTGCGGCACGTGTTACCATTTCAACGGAGTCCGACTTAGTATCCGCCATCACCTCAGCTCTTGGCACCATGAAAGGCCCTCTTCACGGGGGTGCCCCGTCAGGCGTTATCGATTTACTGGATACGATAAAAACGGAAGATCGCATCGCTCCAATTATTGAAGAAAAATTAAATAATGGAGAAAAAATTATGGGCTTTGGTCACCGAGTTTACCGGACAGAAGATCCACGGTCCATCATCCTTCGAAAAAAATGCCTAGCGCTTCAAGGAGAAGATGCGTGGCTCGATTTAGCAGTGACAGCAGAAGCCTATATTGTTAAAAAGCTCAATAAACAAAAGCCTGGTCGGGCACTTTACACCAATGTAGAATTTTATGCAGCAGCGATTATGCGATCTATTGAGATGCCGACTCAATTGTTTACACCCACTTTCAGTGTGGCGCGCATCGTGGGATGGACAGTTCATACAATCGAACAACAAGAAAACAACGTCATCTTCCGTCCACAGTCCGAATACATCGGAACCTAAAAAAAACCCGTATCCAAATGAATGGATACGGGTTTTTTACACATGGATAGTACAAATACACATGGAACAATGGAGCCTAGGGGGCTCGAACCCCTGACCTCGTCACTGCCAGCGACGCGCTCTCCCAGCTGAGCTAAGGCCCCGCGCTGAACAGGCGCAAGGATGTTAAAAGAATGAGCCATGAAGGATTCGAACCTTCGACCCTCTGATTAAAAGTCAGATGCTCTACCAGCTGAGCTAATGGCTCACAATAAAAAATGGCTGGGGTACCTGGATTCGAACCAGGGCATGACGGGATCAAAACCCGTTGCCTTACCGCTTGGCTATACCCCATCGGTACTCATAATAAAACTGGTGGTGGGGGCAGATTCGAACTGCCGAACCCGAAGGAGCGGATTTACAGTCCGCCGCGTTTAGCCACTTCGCTACCCCACCGTATACAGTTATGAAAAGAATGGTGGAGGATGACGGGATCGAACCGCCGACCCTCTGCTTGTAAGGCAGATGCTCTCCCAGCTGAGCTAATCCTCCAAAATGGTGACCCCTACGGGATTCGAACCCGTGTTACCGCCGTGAAAGGGCGGTGTCTTAACCGCTTGACCAAGGGGCCTTGCATAATAAAATCGTTTATTTCATTCCCTATTAGAGAAACCTTGTAAAAACAAAAGCTTCCAACCGGATTCGAACCGGTGACCTCTTCCTTACCATGGAAGCACTCTACCTGCTGAGCTATGGAAGCAAGGTAAAAGAATCATTAGGAATAAAAAATAAACATAGAATAGCCCAGCGACGTCCTACTCTCACAGGGGGAAACCCCCAACTACCATCGGCGCAAAAGAGCTTAACTGCCGTGTTCGGGATGGGAACGGGTGTGGCCTCTTTGCCATCATCACTGGACTATTTGGTTGAGTGCTTGTTCACTCAAAACTGGATAAACGACATTGGAACGGGCAAGTCTTCGTGTACATGGTTTTGGTTAAGTCCTCGATCGATTAGTATTCGTCAGCTGCACATGTCGCCACGCTTCCACCTCGAACCTATCTACCTCATCGTCTTTGAGGGATCTTACTTGCTTGCGCAATGGGAAATCTCATCTTGAGGGGGGCTTCGTGCTTAGATGCTTTCAGCACTTATCCCGGCCACACATAGCTACCCAGCGATGCCCTTGGCAGAACAACTGGTACACCAGCGGTGTGTCCATCCCGGTCCTCTCGTACTAAGGACAGCTCCTCTCAAATTTCCTGCGCCCGCGACGGATAGGGACCGAACTGTCTCACGACGTTCTGAACCCAGCTCGCGTACCGCTTTAATGGGCGAACAGCCCAACCCTTGGGACCGACTACAGCCCCAGGATGCGATGAGCCGACATCGAGGTGCCAAACCTCCCCGTCGATGTGGACTCTTGGGGGAGATAAGCCTGTTATCCCCGGGGTAGCTTTTATCCGTTGAGCGATGGCCCTTCCATGCGGAACCACCGGATCACTAAGCCCGTCTTTCGACCCTGCTCGACATGTACGTCTCGCAGTCAAGCTCCCTTCTGCCTTTACACTCTGCGAATGATTTCCAACCATTCTGAGGGAACCTTTGGGCGCCTCCGTTACTCTTTAGGAGGCGACCGCCCCAGTCAAACTGCCCGCCTGACACTGTCTCCCAAGCCGATCAGGCTTGTGGGTTAGAATTTCAATACAACCAGGGTAGTATCCCACCGACGCCTCCTCCGAAGCTGGCGCTCCGGGCTCTAAGGCTCCTACCTATCCTGTACAAGTTGCACCAAAATTCAATATCAGGCTACAGTAAAGCTCCACGGGGTCTTTCCGTCCTGTCGCGGGTAACCTGCATCTTCACAGGTACTATAATTTCACCGAGTCTCTCGTTGAGACAGTGCCCAGATCGTTACGCCTTTCGTGCGGGTCGGAACTTACCCGACAAGGAATTTCGCTACCTTAGGACCGTTATAGTTACGGCCGCCGTTTACTGGGGCTTCAATTCGCACCTTCGCTTGCGCTAAGCACTCCTCTTAACCTTCCAGCACCGGGCAGGCGTCAGCCCCTATACGTCACCTTACGGTTTTGCAGAGACCTGTGTTTTTGCTAAACAGTCGCCTGGGCCTATTCACTGCGGCTCTCTCGGGCTATACACCCTACCAGAGCACCCCTTCTCCCGAAGTTACGGGGTCATTTTGCCGAGTTCCTTAACGAGAGTTCACTCGCTCACCTTAGAATTCTCTTCTCGCCTACCTGTGTCGGTTTGCGGTACGGGCACCTCCCGCCTCGCTAGAGGCTTTTCTTGGCAGTGTGAAATCAGGGACTCTGAGACTCAGTCTCTTGCCATCACAGCTCAACGTATCAGGAATGGGATTTGCCTCATTCCACGCCTCACTGCTTGGACGTGCACAACCAACGGCACGCTCACCTTATCCTTCTGCGTCCCCCCATTGCTCAAACGGCGGGGAGGTGGTACAGGAATATCAACCTGTTGTCCATCGTCTACGCCTATCGGCCTCGACTTAGGTCCCGACTAACCCTGAGCGGACGAGCCTTCCTCAGGAAACCTTAGGCATTCGGTGGACGGGATTCTCACCCGTCTTTCGTTACTCATACCGGCATTCTCACTTCTAAGCGCTCCACAGTCCTTCCGGTCTGACTTCAACGCCCTTAGAACGCTCTCCTACCACGGATCTCTTACGAGATCCATCCACAGCTTCGGTAATCCGTTTAGCCCCGGTACATTTTCGGCGCAGTGTCACTCGACCAGTGAGCTATTACGCACTCTTTAAATGATGGCTGCTTCTAAGCCAACATCCTGGTTGTCTAAGCAACGCCACATCCTTTTCCACTTAACGGATATTTGGGGACCTTAGCTGGTGGTCTGGGCTGTTTCCCTCTTGACTACGGATCTTATCACTCGCAGTCTGACTCCCAAGCATAAATCACTGGCATTCGGAGTTTGTCTGAATTCGGTAACCCGGGATGGGCCCCTAGTCCAAACAGTGCTCTACCTCCAGGATTCTCTATCTTGAGGCTAGCCCTAAAGCTATTTCGGAGAGAACCAGCTATCTCCAGGTTCGATTGGAATTTCTCCGCTACCCACACCTCATCCCCGCACTTTTCAACGTGCGTGGGTTCGGGCCTCCAGTAAGTGTTACCTTACCTTCACCCTGGACATGGGTAGATCACCTGGTTTCGGGTCTACAACTGCATACTCTGTCGCCCTATTCAGACTCGCTTTCGCTGCGGCTCCGCCTTCTCAGCTTAACCTTGCATGCAATCGTAACTCGCCGGTTCATTCTACAAAAGGCACGCCATCACCCATTAACGGGCTTTGACTACTTGTAGGCACA is a genomic window of Planococcus donghaensis containing:
- a CDS encoding GNAT family N-acetyltransferase, which gives rise to MIIESDGIRLRLLKRDDFEALWALYTPKIFEHMLNQVENFEDMVAWLEAGMNQSNVLIFAVENPETAEVIGTTRIYAIDDTNKSCEMGATFYALSAQRTHVNTSVKRALLSYCFEERGMIRVQFKTDAENVRSQKAIERIGAVKEGVLRNERIRSNGKPRDAVVYSIIDKEWPKVKKDLAKKANKYT
- a CDS encoding LysR family transcriptional regulator: MEVQWLRTFVDAAETLNFRKTSERLLMSQPSVTVHIRLLEENLGLSLFKRSHNRVSLTEEGRHFKEKAQKVLEQLDGSVEELHAFAQGYRKKWTLAISPLMAETVLPYVLRSFTEQHPEVELVIRVEESEAIEDLVETEEVSAGISALPSISRTIESLVVYEDPLLFILPRDAYDDETGPAISIEETLRKSILFTHHHPVFWEELLEKLRLQMPGIRTMKVTQAHIVKRFIQEGLGTSFLPKSIVRRELVEGRLMEAHFDLFPLPAVSTYFLTKQMGALEEDFVEHIQSVYFT
- a CDS encoding citrate synthase/methylcitrate synthase, with the translated sequence MFQKGLKGVVAVQTAIASVDGDLGELRYRGELVEAVIQEKSFEETAYFLWYGQSPNVQQLEQLQQQLLFYRKLPEHIVQITELLPKEISLMDAMRTLVSAYTHTKFQALSSQEQAIALTAALPVMTAAFYRIQNGQQPVEPRDDLGHTANYLWMINEQLPSAVQTEALETYLKLTMEHGMNASTFAARVTISTESDLVSAITSALGTMKGPLHGGAPSGVIDLLDTIKTEDRIAPIIEEKLNNGEKIMGFGHRVYRTEDPRSIILRKKCLALQGEDAWLDLAVTAEAYIVKKLNKQKPGRALYTNVEFYAAAIMRSIEMPTQLFTPTFSVARIVGWTVHTIEQQENNVIFRPQSEYIGT